In Cicer arietinum cultivar CDC Frontier isolate Library 1 chromosome 1, Cicar.CDCFrontier_v2.0, whole genome shotgun sequence, one DNA window encodes the following:
- the LOC101501093 gene encoding large ribosomal subunit protein eL38z/eL38y-like, with amino-acid sequence MSCVILLSTFTSIFPLVPTSHSLSFRTMPKQIHEIKDFLLTARRKDARSVKIKRSKDVVKFKVRCSKYLYTLCVFDVEKADKLKQSLPPGLNVQDL; translated from the exons atgaGTTGTGTTATCTTGCTTTCAACATTTACATCAATTTTTCCACTCGTTCCCACTTCGCACTCACTCTCGTTTCGAACAATG CCTAAGCAAATACACGAGATTAAGGATTTCCTTCTCACTGCTCGAAGGAAGGATGCGAGGTCGGTGAAAATCAAGAGGAGCAAGGATGTGGTTAAGTTCAAGGTCAGGTGTTCCAAGTACCTTTACACACTCTGTGTTTTTGACGTAGAGAAAGCTGATAAATTGAAGCAATCACTTCCTCCAG GTTTGAATGTTCAAGACCTGTAA
- the ARF3 gene encoding auxin response factor 6 has translation MRLSSAGFSPPPQEGEKRVLDSELWHACAGPLVSLPAVGSRVVYFPQGHSEQVAVSTNKEVDAHIPNYPSLPPQLICQLHNLTMHADVETDEVYAQMTLQPLNAQEQKEAYLPAELGTASKQPTNYFCKTLTASDTSTHGGFSVPRRAAEKVFPSLDFSQQPPAQELIARDLHGHEWKFRHIFRGQPKRHLLTTGWSVFVSAKRLVAGDSVLFIWNEKNQLLLGIRRASRPQTVMPSSVLSSDSMHLGLLAAAAHAAATNSRFTIFYNPRASPSEFVIPLTKYVKAVYHTRVSVGMRFRMMFETEESSVRRYMGTITGISDLDSVRWPNSHWRSVKVGWDESTAGEKQPRVSLWEIEPLTTFPMYPSPFPLRLKRPWPPGLPSFHGMKDDDFGMNSPLLWLRDTDRGLQSLNFQGIGVNPWMQPRFDPSMLNMQADMYQAVAAAALQDMRSVDPSKQHPGSLHQFQQPLNFANRTAALMQAQMLQHSQQPQQAFQNNLENQHLSQSQPQTQTHPQQHLQHQHSFNNQLHHHNQQQQQPTQQVVDNSQQISGAVSTMSQFVSAAPQLQSPPMQQALSSLCNQQSFSDSNVNSSTTIVSPLHSILGSFPQQDETSHLLSLPRTNSWVPVQNSTGWPSKRVAVDPLLSSGAAQCILPQAEQLGQPQNTISQNAITLPPFPGRECSIDQEGSNDPQSNLLFGVNIDPSSLLMHNGMSNFKGISGGNSDSSTMPYQSSNYMNTAGNDSSLNHGVTSSIGDSGFLRTPENAQQGNNNPLNETFVKVYKAGSYGRSLDITNFSSYHELRGELARMFGLEGELEDPVRSGWQLVFVDRENDVLLLGDGPWPEFVSSVWCIKILSPEEVQQMGNTGLGLLNSVPIQRLSNGICDGYVSRQDPRSLSSGITTVGSLDY, from the exons ATGAGGCTTTCTTCAGCTGGTTTTAGTCCTCCACCCCAAGAAG GGGAAAAGCGAGTTCTAGATTCAGAACTTTGGCATGCATGTGCTGGCCCTCTTGTCTCTTTACCAGCAGTTGGAAGTAGAGTGGTGTACTTTCCACAAGGTCACAGTGAACAG GTAGCTGTGTCAACAAACAAGGAAGTGGATGCTCATATCCCAAACTATCCAAGCTTACCTCCTCAGCTCATATGCCAACTTCATAATTTGACTATGCAT GCTGATGTGGAAACTGATGAAGTGTACGCGCAGATGACCTTGCAACCTCTGAATGCT CAAGAGCAAAAAGAGGCTTACCTTCCAGCCGAGTTAGGCACTGCGAGTAAACAACCGACAAACTACTTCTGCAAGACCTTGACTGCTAGTGACACAAGTACTCACGGGGGGTTCTCTGTGCCTCGAAGAGCGGCTGAGAAAGTTTTTCCTTCATTG GACTTCTCCCAGCAGCCTCCTGCTCAAGAGTTAATAGCAAGGGATTTGCATGGTCACGAATGGAAATTCAGACATATCTTCCGGG GCCAGCCCAAAAGGCATCTACTTACAACTGGATGGAGTGTTTTCGTGAGTGCTAAAAGACTTGTTGCCGGTGATTCTGTACTGTTCATCTG GAACGAAAAGAACCAATTGCTTCTTGGAATCCGCCGTGCTAGCCGCCCACAAACTGTGATGCCTTCATCGGTGTTGTCAAGTGATAGTATGCACTTAGGACTTCTTGCCGCAGCAGCTCATGCGGCTGCAACCAATAGTCGGTTCACTATTTTCTATAACCCACG TGCTAGTCCATCAGAGTTTGTTATACCCTTAACTAAGTATGTTAAAGCTGTGTATCATACTCGAGTTTCAGTTGGTATGCGTTTCAGGATGATGTTTGAAACAGAGGAGTCTAGTGTGCGAAG ATACATGGGTACGATAACTGGCATTAGTGACCTTGATTCTGTTCGGTGGCCAAACTCACATTGGCGCTCGGTAAAG GTTGGGTGGGATGAATCGACTGCAGGAGAGAAGCAACCTAGAGTGTCTTTGTGGGAAATTGAGCCATTAACAACATTTCCTATGTATCCATCACCGTTCCCCCTTAGGCTTAAACGACCGTGGCCTCCAGGATTGCCTTCATTCCATG GCATGAAGGATGATGATTTTGGCATGAACTCTCCTTTATTGTGGCTTCGAGACACCGATAGAGGGCTTCAATCTCTGAACTTTCAAGGGATTGGTGTTAATCCTTGGATGCAGCCAAGGTTTGATCCTTCCATGCTGAATATGCAAGCAGATATGTATCAAGCTGTGGCTGCTGCTGCGCTTCAGGACATGAGAAGTGTAGATCCTTCGAAACAGCATCCTGGTTCTTTACATCAATTCCAGCAACCGCTAAACTTTGCAAACCGGACCGCTGCTTTAATGCAGGCGCAGATGTTGCAACATTCACAACAACCTCAACAGGCTTTTCAAAACAATCTGGAGAACCAACATCTGTCGCAATCTCAACCGCAAACTCAGACACATCCTCAGCAGCATCTTCAGCATCAGCACTCATTCAATAATCAGCTCCATCATCATAaccagcagcaacaacaaccaACTCAACAAGTGGTGGATAATAGTCAGCAGATTTCTGGTGCAGTCTCAACAATGTCTCAGTTTGTTTCAGCAGCTCCTCAACTTCAATCCCCACCTATGCAACAAGCTCTCTCTTCACTATGCAACCAGCAGAGTTTTTCTGACTCAAATGTGAACTCTTCAACCACTATTGTTTCTCCTTTGCACAGTATCTTAGGTTCATTTCCACAGCAAGATGAAACATCACACCTTCTGAGTCTTCCTAGAACAAACTCTTGGGTTCCTGTTCAAAATTCGACCGGTTGGCCCTCCAAGCGTGTTGCGGTGGATCCTCTCCTTTCTTCGGGGGCAGCTCAATGTATTCTGCCACAGGCGGAGCAGTTAGGGCAGCCACAGAATACCATTTCTCAAAATGCTATTACATTGCCACCATTTCCGGGTAGGGAGTGCTCAATAGACCAAGAAGGGAGCAATGATCCACAAAGTAATCTTTTATTTGGCGTCAATATAGATCCCTCGTCTCTTCTAATGCATAATGGTATGTCAAACTTCAAGGGGATCAGTGGCGGCAACAGTGACTCCTCAACCATGCCCTATCAATCTTCTAATTACATGAACACCGCAGGCAATGATTCTTCACTGAACCACGGAGTTACGTCTAGTATTGGTGACTCCGGCTTCTTGCGTACCCCAGAAAATGCGCAGCAAGGAAACAACAACCCGCTGAACGAGACCTTTGTGAAG GTTTATAAAGCAGGGTCCTACGGAAGATCATTGGATATCACCAACTTCAGCAGCTACCATGAGCTGCGCGGTGAGCTCGCCCGAATGTTTGGACTAGAAGGCGAGTTGGAGGACCCTGTGAGATCAGGCTGGCAGCTTGTATTCGTTGACCGAGAGAATGATGTTCTTCTCCTCGGTGATGGCCCTTGGCC GGAATTTGTGAGTAGTGTATGGTGCATCAAGATACTTTCGCCCGAGGAAGTGCAGCAAATGGGAAACACTGGCCTCGGGCTTTTGAACTCGGTTCCAATTCAAAGGCTCTCAAATGGCATCTGCGATGGCTACGTGAGCCGTCAAGATCCAAGAAGTTTAAGCAGTGGAATAACAACCGTTGGATCTCTAGACTACTGA